In the Gossypium arboreum isolate Shixiya-1 chromosome 10, ASM2569848v2, whole genome shotgun sequence genome, one interval contains:
- the LOC108487808 gene encoding uncharacterized protein LOC108487808, with product MNELLSKKKKLSDMETIALPKGCSTLLTNKLPLKMKDPWSFTIPCSIGNYYLGKALCDLRASINLMPLSTFKKLGIGHIKPTAVTLQLVDQSLAQLEGKIKEILVRVDKFVFFADFIILDCEADKEVPIILGRPFLATGRTLIDVYKGELTM from the coding sequence ATGAATGAGCTCTTGTCCAAGAAGAAGAAGCTCAGTGATATGGAAACTATTGCACTCCCAAAGGGTTGTAGTACTCTTTTGACAAATAAGTTGCCCCTTAAAATGAAAGATCCATGGAGCTTTACTATCCCATGTTCAATTGGCAACTATTATTTGGGTAAGGCTTTATGTGACTTGAGAGCTAGCATCAACCTAATGCCACTTTCAACTTTCAAAAAGTTGGGAATAGGTCACATAAAACCTACTGCAGTGACATTGCAACTAGTAGATCAATCTTTGGCTCAACTTGaagggaaaatcaaagaaatCTTAGTTCGTGTGGATAAATTCGTTTTTTTTGCTGATTTTATCATACTTGACTGCGAGGCAGACAAGGAGGTTCCCATAATCTtgggacgaccctttttagccacTGGACGAACTCTTATTGATGTCTACAAAGGTGAATTGACCATGTGA